In a single window of the Zea mays cultivar B73 chromosome 5, Zm-B73-REFERENCE-NAM-5.0, whole genome shotgun sequence genome:
- the LOC100275655 gene encoding uncharacterized protein LOC100275655, whose product MWSLVRQGLRWGRGRRRRRTARVVDESALGADGGDIDGGGAAAAGGAVVAPTLGGALARALLALACAVRLDGEDVGAAEEAWAATGWRPRADEVSHLMVRESMRYAIYA is encoded by the coding sequence ATGTGGAGCTTGGTGCGGCAGGGCCTCCgatggggcagggggcggcgacggcggcggacgGCGCGGGTGGTGGACGAGAGCGCGCTCGGCGCAGACGGCGGCGATATCGACGGCGGCGGTGCTGCCGCGGCGGGCGGCGCCGTGGTGGCGCCGACGCTGGGCGGCGCCCTGGCCAGGGCGCTGCTGGCGCTGGCGTGCGCCGTCCGCTTGGACGGCGAGGACGTCGGCGCGGCCGAGGAGGCGTGGGCCGCCACCGGGTGGCGGCCGCGCGCCGACGAGGTCAGCCACCTCATGGTGCGCGAGAGCATGCGCTACGCCATCTACGCGTAG